A stretch of the Arachis stenosperma cultivar V10309 chromosome 6, arast.V10309.gnm1.PFL2, whole genome shotgun sequence genome encodes the following:
- the LOC130936046 gene encoding pH-response regulator protein palA/RIM20-like, with protein sequence MNNDDRVLSAPLKKTDPVELYQPLRKLVASKYSEGDAQKVESVLQTLNKCRRDMVEPRADLSLPMQRDCLLHYFKCLSMVAKLFTSLSSDADPILFVWYDAFNPDHQDGVSSQRSAIQLEKAAVVFNLGAIYSQIAASCDRTTALGRHLAMEAFKVAANFFLQLWQVFAKDVVATLDLTLVFAEFLHLLFSAQASEFELREELNNNDASYALQQHRCALLFRSVYDLYHRAYELIPTDSAARKHVDSFDQTWVTHLYQKATFFEAEARQRQSSILPKSERPPEFKSVTSCALDHDAECVPEILVRRICCGSSSVRKLLHEERKQTYIDLNLSEYNPFKMMKYGKLVAYPWDMPPPYPTDSAILSSSLSSLSSDILAFIPLKKSEPLNLYESLRSYFVLKYSESVAERVDGLLEMLHKLRNEMLRDDLSPPLRRDCLMRYYKCLCMIEPVFPMNASPNPPIFVWYNAINPQQHSSQHNIHLEKASVLFNLAAICTHIALSCDLTTVQGRRLAMDAKKEASHWFYLMSTFESRKASGTIDVSRHYFHVLDFHFHHLELMFRVPQPDEPSLSGYPVSAYYPSTSGPPLAYDPSSDVTQQFVLGYSNAHSRLQGVCRAAPCLDLLSEVSPVKIKDGNLVANAATLEGTKFGIGEHELAGDTTTVALP encoded by the exons ATGAACAACGATGACCGGGTGCTGTCAGCCCCACTGAAGAAGACTGATCCGGTGGAGCTATACCAGCCGTTACGTAAGTTGGTAGCCTCCAAATACTCGGAGGGCGATGCACAAAAAGTTGAAAGCGTTCTCCAAACCCTAAACAAATGCCGCCGGGACATGGTGGAGCCTAGAGCGGACCTTTCCCTTCCCATGCAACGTGACTGCCTCCTCCACTACTTCAAATGCCTTTCCATGGTTGCGAAACTCTTCACCTCTCTCTCCTCCGACGCCGACCCCATTCTCTTTGTCTGGTACGACGCCTTCAACCCTGACCATCAGGATGGGGTCTCCTCGCAGCGCAGCGCCATCCAATTGGAGAAGGCCGCTGTTGTCTTCAACCTCGGAGCCATCTACAGCCAGATTGCTGCCTCTTGCGACCGTACCACCGCCCTTGGCCGTCACCTTGCAATGGAAGCCTTCAAAGTTGCCGCCAATTTCTTCCTCCAACTCTGGCAGGTTTTTGCCAAGGACGTGGTCGCCACCCTCGATTTGACTCTCGTCTTCGCGGAGTTTCTGCACCTCCTCTTCTCCGCTCAGGCTTCCGAGTTCGAATTACGGGAAGAACTGAACAACAACGACGCCAGTTACGCTCTCCAACAACACCGATGTGCCCTATTGTTTAGATCG GTTTATGATCTTTATCATAGAGCATATGAACTGATACCTACTGATTCGGCTGCACGGAAACATGTCGACTCTTTTGACCAAACCTGGGTAACTCATCTTTACCAGAAGGCCACATTCTTTGAGGCGGAGGCTCGTCAGAGGCAATCATCCATCCTACCCAAATCCGAGCGACCTCCTGAATTCAAATCGGTCACATCTTGTGCTCTTGATCATGATGCAGAATGTGTCCCTGAGATATTAGTTAGAAGGATTTGCTGCGGGTCCTCGTCTGTACGCAAGCTGCTACACGAAGAACGAAAACAAACGTACATTGACCTCAACCTCTCGGAGTACAATCCTTTCAAGATGATGAAGTATGGAAAGCTGGTGGCTTACCCATGGGACATGCCTCCTCCTTATCCAACAGATTCGGCAATCCTCTCATCTTCCTTGTCTTCTTTGTCATCAGatattcttgcattcattcctTTGAAGAAGAGTGAGCCCTTGAATCTCTATGAGTCCCTGCGCAGTTACTTTGTCCTCAAATACTCTGAGAGTGTGGCAGAGAGAGTAGATGGCCTTCTGGAAATGCTACACAAATTGCGCAATGAGATGCTGCGTGATGACCTTTCGCCACCCCTTCGCCGTGACTGCCTCATGCGTTATTACAAATGCCTTTGCATGATTGAGCCTGTCTTCCCTATGAATGCATCACCCAACCCACCTATCTTTGTTTGGTACAATGCCATCAACCCTCAACAGCACTCTTCTCAGCATAACATCCATTTGGAGAAGGCCTCTGTTCTCTTCAACCTGGCAGCCATCTGCACCCACATTGCTCTCTCCTGCGATCTCACCACCGTCCAAGGCCGTCGCCTTGCCATGGACGCCAAAAAGGAAGCTTCGCATTGGTTCTATCTAATGTCCACGTTTGAGTCTCGCAAGGCATCTGGCACGATTGACGTGTCACGACACTACTTCCATGTCCTAGATTTTCATTTTCACCACTTGGAATTGATGTTTCGTGTTCCCCAACCTGATGAACCATCATTATCTGGATATCCT GTTTCAGCTTATTATCCGTCGACATCTGGGCCTCCTTTAGCTTATGATCCATCGAGTGATGTCACTCAACAATTTGTTTTAGGGTATTCTAATGCTCACTCCCGGCTTCAAGGGGTATGTCGAGCAGCACCATGCTTGGACCTTCTCTCTGAGGTTAGCCCCGTCAAGATTAAGGATGGAAATCTTGTGGCCAATGCCGCAACCTTAGAGGGCACCAAATTTGGCATTGGAGAACATGAGCTTGCAGGAGACACAACAACTGTAGCATTACCGTAG
- the LOC130936449 gene encoding pH-response regulator protein palA/RIM20-like codes for MNNNDRVLSIPLKKTDPVELYLPLRKLVASKYSESDAQKVESVLQTLNKCRRDMVERRADLSLPMQRDCLLHYFKCLSMVETLFTSLSSDADPILFVWYDAFNPDHQDGVSSQRSAIQLEKAAVVFNLGAIYSQIAASCDRTTALGRHLAMEAFKVAANFFLQLWQVFAKDVVATLDLTLVFAEFLHLLFSAQASELELREELNNNDASYALQQHRCALSFISVSKLYRRAYALIPTDSAARKHVRSFDPTWVTHLYQKKRFFQAEARQRQSSILPESERPHEFSSVESCALDHDAECVPEILVRRICCGSSSVRKLLYLERKQTYIDFNLSEDNPFKMMKHGKLVAYPWDMPPPYPTDSAILSSSLSSLSSDILAFIPLKKSEPLNLYESLRSYFVLKYSESVAERVDGLLEMLHKLRNEMLRDDLSLPLRRDCLMRYYKCLCMIEPVFPMNASPNLPIFVWYNAINPQQHSSQHNIHLEKASVLFNLGALCTHIALSCDFTTVQGRRLAMDALKDASYWFHQLAMFESRKASGTIDVSRYYIHVLDFQFLDLELKFRVPQPDEPSLSGYPVSAYYPSTSGPPLAYDPSSDVTQQFVLGYSNAHSLLQGVCEIPAPCLDLLSEVSPVKIKDGNLVANAATLEGTKFGIGEHELAGDTTTVALP; via the exons ATGAACAACAATGATCGGGTGCTGTCAATCCCACTGAAGAAGACTGATCCGGTGGAGCTGTACCTGCCGTTACGTAAGTTGGTAGCCTCAAAATACTCCGAGAGCGATGCACAAAAAGTTGAAAGCGTTCTCCAAACCCTAAACAAATGCCGCCGGGACATGGTGGAGCGTAGAGCGGACCTCTCCCTTCCCATGCAACGTGACTGCCTCCTCCACTACTTCAAATGCCTTTCCATGGTTGAGACACTCTTCACCTCTCTCTCCTCCGACGCCGACCCCATTCTCTTTGTCTGGTACGACGCCTTCAACCCTGACCATCAGGATGGGGTCTCCTCGCAGCGCAGCGCCATCCAATTGGAGAAGGCCGCTGTTGTCTTCAACCTCGGAGCCATCTACAGCCAGATTGCTGCCTCTTGCGACCGTACCACCGCCCTTGGCCGTCACCTTGCAATGGAAGCCTTCAAAGTTGCCGCCAATTTCTTCCTCCAACTCTGGCAGGTTTTTGCCAAGGACGTGGTCGCCACCCTCGATTTGACTCTCGTCTTCGCGGAGTTTCTGCACCTCCTCTTCTCCGCTCAGGCTTCCGAGCTGGAATTACGGGAAGAACTGAACAACAACGACGCCAGTTACGCTCTCCAACAACACCGATGTGCCCTATCGTTTATATCG GTTTCTAAGCTTTATCGTAGAGCATATGCACTGATACCTACTGATTCGGCTGCACGGAAACATGTCCGCTCTTTTGACCCAACCTGGGTAACTCATCTTTACCAGAAGAAGAGATTCTTTCAGGCAGAGGCTCGTCAGAGGCAATCATCCATCCTACCCGAATCCGAGCGACCTCATGAATTCTCATCGGTCGAATCCTGTGCTCTTGATCATGATGCAGAATGTGTCCCTGAGATATTAGTTAGAAGGATTTGCTGCGGGTCCTCGTCTGTACGCAAGCTGCTATACCTAGAACGAAAACAAACGTACATTGACTTCAACCTCTCCGAGGACAATCCTTTCAAGATGATGAAGCATGGAAAGCTGGTGGCTTACCCATGGGACATGCCTCCTCCTTATCCAACAGATTCGGCAATCCTCTCATCTTCCTTGTCTTCTTTGTCATCAGatattcttgcattcattcctTTGAAGAAGAGTGAGCCCTTGAATCTCTATGAGTCCCTGCGCAGTTACTTTGTCCTCAAATACTCTGAGAGTGTGGCAGAGAGAGTAGATGGCCTTCTTGAAATGCTACACAAATTGCGCAATGAGATGCTGCGTGATGACCTTTCGCTACCCCTTCGCCGTGACTGCCTCATGCGTTATTACAAATGCCTTTGCATGATTGAGCCTGTCTTCCCTATGAATGCCTCACCCAACCTACCTATCTTTGTTTGGTACAATGCCATCAACCCTCAACAGCACTCTTCTCAGCATAACATCCATTTGGAGAAGGCCTCTGTTCTCTTCAACCTGGGAGCCCTCTGCACCCACATTGCTCTCTCCTGCGATTTCACCACTGTCCAAGGCCGTCGCCTTGCCATGGACGCCTTAAAGGATGCTTCGTATTGGTTCCATCAACTGGCCATGTTTGAATCTCGCAAGGCATCTGGCACCATTGACGTGTCACGATACTACATCCATGTCCTAGATTTTCAGTTTCTCGACTTGGAATTGAAGTTTCGTGTTCCCCAACCTGATGAACCATCATTATCTGGATATCCT GTTTCAGCTTATTATCCGTCGACATCTGGGCCTCCTTTAGCTTATGATCCATCGAGTGATGTCACTCAACAATTTGTTTTAGGGTATTCTAATGCTCACTCCCTGCTTCAAGGGGTATGTGAAATACCAGCACCATGCTTAGACCTTCTCTCTGAGGTTAGCCCCGTCAAGATTAAAGATGGAAATCTTGTGGCCAATGCCGCAACCTTAGAGGGCACCAAATTTGGCATTGGAGAACATGAGCTTGCAGGAGACACAACAACTGTAGCATTACCGTAG